In the Chroococcidiopsis sp. SAG 2025 genome, one interval contains:
- a CDS encoding glycosyltransferase has translation MQVVIYTDSGGIGGAEISLSHLVASVSDRIEVTVIGTSELVVEAIARQRPQTAKIVLPKTPIHSLLAHLTALLQLRPDVVHVNLCTPWVGAMGLAAALILPGARVVRVDQLPLRTTDLLTWWRTRGLSLRVDAHVAVGEASARLMEDFYALGRNSVVSVPNCVPDLAEEPQLSTVRPEGKVTIGSIGRLDAMKGHDILLRAIASVDGVQLIILGEGDERANLEQLAIELGISDRVNLLGWVENPRAYLPQFDIVAQPSRSEGFPLAIVEAMLAARPVVATRVGSVAEAVIDGETGFLVNKNDVVGLTLALRQLRDDPQLRWRFGQRGREIAKANFTVKQMSDRYELLWRELLARPQAPRLFVPRPKD, from the coding sequence ATGCAAGTAGTCATTTATACGGATTCTGGCGGAATTGGTGGTGCGGAAATTAGTTTAAGCCACTTAGTTGCTAGCGTCTCAGATCGAATTGAGGTGACAGTCATAGGTACGTCTGAGCTTGTCGTGGAAGCGATCGCCCGACAACGCCCTCAAACCGCGAAAATAGTCTTACCTAAGACACCAATTCATTCGCTGTTGGCTCATCTCACAGCTTTATTGCAACTACGTCCTGACGTAGTGCATGTTAATCTCTGTACGCCTTGGGTGGGAGCAATGGGTTTAGCTGCTGCTTTAATCTTACCTGGGGCGCGAGTCGTGCGAGTCGATCAACTACCACTACGGACAACGGACTTACTGACTTGGTGGCGGACGCGAGGACTTTCGTTACGAGTTGACGCTCATGTTGCTGTTGGTGAAGCGAGTGCGCGGTTAATGGAAGATTTTTACGCCCTCGGTCGTAATTCGGTGGTTTCCGTTCCTAATTGCGTTCCCGATTTGGCTGAGGAACCTCAACTCTCAACTGTTCGCCCTGAAGGAAAAGTAACAATCGGTAGCATCGGGCGGCTGGATGCAATGAAAGGACATGACATATTGTTACGAGCGATCGCATCTGTTGATGGGGTGCAACTGATAATTTTGGGTGAAGGGGACGAACGGGCAAATTTAGAGCAATTGGCGATAGAACTAGGAATAAGCGATCGCGTTAATTTACTCGGTTGGGTAGAAAATCCGCGTGCATACCTACCACAATTCGATATTGTCGCTCAACCATCGCGATCGGAAGGTTTTCCCCTAGCAATTGTAGAGGCGATGCTGGCTGCACGTCCTGTGGTTGCCACTCGCGTCGGTAGCGTGGCTGAAGCAGTTATCGATGGTGAAACAGGATTTTTAGTCAATAAAAATGATGTTGTAGGGCTAACATTGGCACTACGACAGTTAAGAGATGATCCGCAATTGCGCTGGCGTTTTGGTCAAAGAGGGCGAGAAATTGCCAAAGCTAATTTTACAGTTAAGCAGATGAGCGATCGCTACGAACTACTATGGCGCGAATTATTAGCCCGACCTCAAGCACCTAGATTATTTGTTCCTCGTCCTAAAGATTAA
- a CDS encoding PucR family transcriptional regulator: MQRNSTHISFAHTTQFTQVARLVTSKITELLSTQVFVVNCNNIIVASSKCEEIGKVFHSNEQQETTYLRIPLHLKTEVGEVAIGNQFNGETISPRLAKVLVELIINQATVLNHRPNQQALKNQFVNHLLHGQIIDETEILRQAKLLGLDLSPPRAVILIDAAQYVLKPSVGESDGKNLEKATVRQRRRTQYAIGSIVNFFHLPDDTICADLGNGELVVLKASNTKNLGSWAERGNNTDSLNALWTNLAALKRAGDALLMHLRSDTGAAISIGIGRYHPGILGLARSYQDARMALSLGHRFNGCDRVYCLDRLGIAAFIGVADEQTKIELATHLLSPLDCELELLTTVEAFFARDCSPSATAKQLLIHRNTLNYRLDKIASLIGLDPRRFDDAVQIRLALLLRKLQY; encoded by the coding sequence ATGCAACGTAATTCAACGCATATATCTTTTGCCCATACTACGCAGTTTACACAAGTTGCTCGACTAGTAACGAGTAAAATAACGGAACTTCTGTCAACTCAAGTATTTGTAGTAAATTGCAATAACATTATCGTTGCTAGTAGTAAATGCGAGGAGATTGGGAAAGTCTTTCATTCTAATGAACAACAAGAAACCACCTATTTGCGAATCCCGTTACACCTCAAAACAGAAGTAGGCGAAGTTGCAATTGGAAATCAATTTAATGGTGAAACAATTTCACCGCGTCTAGCAAAAGTTTTAGTTGAATTGATAATCAATCAAGCCACTGTACTGAACCATCGACCTAATCAACAAGCGTTGAAGAATCAGTTCGTCAATCATCTGTTACACGGTCAAATTATCGATGAAACAGAAATTTTAAGGCAGGCAAAGCTATTAGGGCTAGATTTATCACCTCCGCGAGCGGTAATTTTGATCGATGCTGCTCAATACGTATTAAAACCTTCAGTAGGTGAATCAGACGGCAAGAATTTAGAAAAAGCTACGGTGCGACAACGCCGCCGCACGCAATATGCGATCGGCAGCATAGTCAACTTTTTTCACTTACCAGATGATACGATCTGTGCCGATTTAGGTAACGGCGAATTGGTAGTTTTAAAAGCTAGCAATACCAAAAATCTTGGGAGTTGGGCAGAACGAGGAAATAATACAGACTCATTAAATGCTTTATGGACAAATCTAGCAGCACTTAAACGGGCGGGAGACGCTCTACTAATGCATTTGCGCAGCGATACAGGGGCAGCAATTAGTATTGGTATTGGTCGCTATCATCCAGGTATTCTTGGTTTAGCGCGATCGTACCAAGATGCGAGGATGGCACTTTCACTCGGTCATCGCTTTAACGGTTGCGATCGCGTTTATTGTTTAGATCGTCTAGGAATTGCTGCATTTATTGGCGTAGCTGACGAACAAACCAAGATTGAATTAGCCACGCATTTACTCAGTCCGCTCGATTGCGAATTGGAATTATTAACAACCGTAGAGGCGTTTTTTGCCCGTGATTGCAGCCCTTCAGCTACAGCCAAGCAGCTTTTAATTCACCGCAATACTTTGAATTATCGTCTTGATAAAATAGCTTCGTTAATCGGTCTCGACCCACGGCGTTTTGATGATGCAGTACAAATTCGGTTAGCGTTGCTATTACGTAAGCTTCAATACTAG
- a CDS encoding metalloregulator ArsR/SmtB family transcription factor, with product MSVYSASDRAKRNSTSEADRLQCHPPHPVDVDGVNHLQSHVLKTEKAQRMAEFFSLLGDANRLRILSLLAQKELCVCDLAATLDMTESAVSHQLRTLRAMRLVSYRKQGRNVFYNLQDSHVLNLYQSVAEHLDEEI from the coding sequence ATGTCAGTTTACTCTGCTTCCGATCGGGCTAAACGAAACTCTACCTCAGAGGCGGATCGTCTTCAGTGCCATCCACCGCACCCTGTAGACGTGGATGGAGTTAATCATCTACAAAGCCACGTCCTCAAAACTGAGAAGGCGCAGCGGATGGCTGAATTTTTTAGCCTCTTAGGAGATGCCAATCGGTTACGAATTCTTTCATTGTTGGCACAAAAAGAACTCTGTGTCTGCGATTTAGCCGCTACTCTAGACATGACTGAATCGGCTGTTTCCCATCAGTTGCGAACATTACGTGCTATGCGGTTGGTGAGTTACCGCAAGCAGGGACGCAATGTTTTTTACAACCTCCAAGATAGTCACGTTCTCAATCTCTATCAATCTGTTGCCGAACACTTGGACGAGGAAATCTAG
- a CDS encoding metal ABC transporter permease: MILEFSWLAIARVNNLLELLQFPFMQRAIAGAILMGILGGFLGGFVTLRQLSFFSHAVGHAALVGVALGVLLQLNPTWMLLPFTLAFGLIVLYLIDQTNLSSDSVLSVVLSGALAIGVILSSLIQGYRGNLMGVLFGDILAIDTSDLILTGLVLIGSLIFLLPTLRQQILLTLNPTMAQVQGIPVRLYRYAFVVLLSLAVAVAIKAVGVLLVNAFLVIPAATAKLMSHQFTRFLVISVMLGVVSSIVGIILSGLLNFASGPSIVLVQFLLFTFIFSWVKLVWKTA; encoded by the coding sequence ATGATTTTAGAGTTTAGCTGGCTTGCTATTGCGAGAGTTAATAATCTACTCGAACTGCTTCAGTTTCCCTTCATGCAAAGGGCGATCGCAGGTGCGATATTAATGGGTATCCTTGGCGGTTTCCTGGGTGGCTTCGTCACCTTGCGACAGTTATCTTTTTTCAGCCATGCTGTAGGTCATGCAGCTTTGGTAGGCGTAGCCTTGGGGGTTTTACTCCAGTTAAATCCTACCTGGATGCTACTCCCTTTTACCCTAGCATTCGGCTTAATCGTCCTCTATCTGATCGACCAAACAAATTTGTCGAGTGATAGTGTATTGAGTGTAGTACTATCAGGTGCATTAGCAATAGGTGTCATCCTCAGCAGCCTGATCCAAGGATATCGTGGCAATCTAATGGGAGTCCTATTTGGAGATATTCTGGCGATCGACACCAGCGATTTGATTTTGACTGGCTTGGTATTAATCGGTAGCCTGATTTTCTTACTCCCTACATTGCGGCAGCAGATTCTCTTGACTCTCAACCCCACTATGGCACAGGTGCAAGGTATTCCCGTGCGTCTCTATCGCTACGCTTTTGTCGTCCTGCTATCGCTAGCTGTAGCTGTAGCAATTAAAGCCGTAGGCGTACTCTTAGTGAATGCCTTTTTGGTTATTCCTGCTGCTACTGCCAAGCTTATGAGCCATCAATTCACGCGCTTTTTAGTCATTTCCGTGATGCTTGGGGTCGTTAGTAGCATTGTCGGCATTATATTATCGGGTCTACTCAACTTTGCTTCTGGTCCTAGTATCGTTCTCGTCCAATTCTTACTATTTACATTCATTTTCAGTTGGGTGAAGCTAGTCTGGAAAACGGCATAA
- the xerC gene encoding site-specific integrase codes for MNRNLARAKANPIESDLAYERFDPTLAKYKPQSLTTITPITPITPIASATTPKSSLADLWSKYIEFKRTQVSQSTVAKDYKKVESHIQKLPTKFLDDAIEIRDYDDAIEIRDYLVKNLTPNAAKRCLTQFSACCNWAIKSALISNNPFQGMAAEIKTPKSKASEHDINPFTIEERDRIVSAFEANRYYSYYAPLVKFLFLTGCRPSEAIALQWKHISSDFHFISFEQAVTISENGLALKEGLKTQERRKFPCNSRLQALLQSIQPEILYPDELIFPSPEKKYIDFHNFRNRAWKRILQSLNIEYRKPYQTRHTFITLAIENGLDAKDIGQLVGNSPEIIYRHYAGYKRELIVPEF; via the coding sequence GTGAATCGAAACTTAGCTAGGGCTAAAGCAAATCCGATCGAATCCGATCTCGCCTACGAACGATTTGACCCAACTCTCGCTAAGTACAAGCCGCAGTCACTCACCACAATTACACCAATTACACCAATTACACCAATAGCCTCAGCTACTACCCCAAAGTCATCGCTCGCTGACTTGTGGAGCAAGTACATAGAGTTCAAACGGACACAGGTTTCTCAGTCTACAGTAGCTAAGGACTATAAAAAGGTTGAATCGCACATTCAAAAGTTACCGACCAAATTTTTAGATGATGCAATTGAAATTAGAGATTACGATGATGCAATTGAAATTAGAGATTACTTAGTGAAAAATCTCACACCGAATGCAGCAAAGCGATGCTTGACACAATTTTCTGCCTGTTGTAACTGGGCAATAAAATCAGCACTCATTTCAAACAATCCTTTTCAAGGTATGGCAGCAGAGATTAAAACACCCAAATCTAAAGCTTCAGAACACGATATCAATCCGTTTACGATTGAAGAGCGAGACAGGATCGTTAGTGCATTTGAAGCTAACCGTTACTACAGCTACTATGCTCCATTGGTAAAATTCTTGTTTTTAACTGGGTGTAGACCATCCGAGGCAATTGCATTGCAGTGGAAACATATTTCTAGTGACTTTCATTTCATCAGCTTTGAGCAGGCTGTGACTATCAGTGAAAATGGGCTGGCTCTCAAAGAAGGGCTAAAAACCCAAGAACGCCGCAAGTTTCCCTGTAATTCACGACTTCAAGCCTTGCTACAATCGATTCAACCTGAAATTCTCTACCCAGACGAGCTAATATTTCCTAGTCCAGAGAAAAAATACATTGATTTTCACAACTTTCGCAATCGAGCTTGGAAAAGAATTTTACAGAGCTTAAATATTGAGTATAGAAAACCTTACCAAACAAGGCATACCTTCATTACATTAGCTATAGAAAATGGTTTAGATGCTAAGGATATAGGTCAGTTAGTAGGTAACTCACCAGAAATTATTTATCGCCATTATGCAGGTTACAAACGTGAATTAATCGTTCCTGAATTTTAA
- a CDS encoding helicase-related protein, whose amino-acid sequence MHPERSEGTRARSALSVRSDRQEIIEKFRTQSNLVLVSTDATAEGLNLQQRCHHLIHLELPFNPNRLEQRNGRIDRFGQEREPVVHYLFLHDTFEERILLRLIAKYERQRSRLTFVPNTLGLTASTDAAAA is encoded by the coding sequence CTGCATCCAGAACGCTCTGAGGGGACAAGAGCTAGATCTGCTTTATCCGTTCGAAGCGATCGCCAGGAAATCATCGAAAAGTTCCGCACCCAATCCAACCTCGTCTTGGTGAGTACCGATGCTACAGCAGAAGGGCTGAATTTGCAACAACGCTGTCACCATTTGATTCATTTAGAACTACCCTTCAATCCCAACCGCTTAGAACAGCGTAATGGAAGGATCGATCGCTTCGGGCAAGAACGAGAACCTGTGGTGCATTATCTATTTTTACACGATACCTTTGAAGAACGGATTTTGCTGCGATTGATTGCTAAATACGAACGACAGCGATCGCGTCTGACATTCGTACCTAATACTCTTGGTTTGACGGCTTCGACGGATGCAGCCGCAGCATAA
- a CDS encoding transposase, whose amino-acid sequence MWGRDNLPAHKAVKVREAIESVGAKVRFLSPYSPDFNPIENCWSKLKEFLRTREARTYQELDFSISEAINLITDKDIVSWFTHCCYYVPPN is encoded by the coding sequence CTGTGGGGAAGGGATAATTTACCTGCTCATAAAGCCGTAAAAGTTAGAGAAGCTATTGAATCTGTTGGAGCCAAAGTTAGATTTTTGTCTCCTTACTCTCCTGACTTTAATCCAATTGAGAACTGTTGGTCTAAACTCAAAGAATTTTTACGTACTCGGGAAGCTCGCACTTATCAAGAACTCGACTTTTCTATTAGTGAGGCTATTAATCTAATCACAGACAAAGACATAGTTAGTTGGTTTACTCACTGCTGTTATTATGTTCCACCCAATTGA
- a CDS encoding transposase, translating into MQNLKSQYWRTIGDVQLKDLVFIDERSVNLAMTRCYGRAKKGKRAYSKSPYNRGQNITMIGAIATTGFLAHARI; encoded by the coding sequence GTGCAAAACTTGAAAAGCCAATATTGGAGAACTATTGGAGACGTTCAGCTCAAAGATTTGGTTTTTATTGATGAAAGGAGCGTTAATCTAGCTATGACTCGTTGTTACGGGCGAGCTAAAAAAGGTAAGCGAGCCTATAGTAAGTCTCCTTATAATCGCGGCCAGAATATCACCATGATTGGCGCAATTGCTACAACAGGATTTCTCGCTCATGCACGCATTTGA
- a CDS encoding serine hydrolase domain-containing protein gives MASASLTKMKSIGVSLSWVKRLIGGLASLALILLLSVPPCLAGALTTEPPQVAFSVTHRQGLSDPQELEAFLDNFFAQQMANLHIPGVTFTLVKDGKVFFTKGYGYADLEKKVAVDPDKTLFRLASVSKLFATTAVMQLAEKGQLNLHDDVNKYLKRFQLQENYPAPVTFDNLLTHTGGFDESFIGLAARNPAEILPLGDYLAQQMPPRVMPPGKAIAYSNHGIALAGYLVEVISGLPFAQYIDENVLQPLGMHESSFLQPLPPDLAPDLAVGYEYFHGSYQPIPSYYVNDGPAGALKATATDLSHFMIAHLQKGRYGESKILEEKTAIEMHSSHFTHHSRLAGWAYGFSERRQNNLRAIEHGGTDPGFASLLFLLPEQNLGFFVAYNNQQDELREQLVSQFLDRYYPVQQATIPPQAIADSPQRAKYFVGSYRFIRYPRRTLEKLAPVLLKAPISAPELQVKVQRDSSLTLESSSYKSNCSPRRALNKVGSLLQGVSTSASVERAVPKLNQLVEVEPLLFQMSDVTILRTESGGDSAVRT, from the coding sequence ATGGCGAGCGCGAGTCTTACTAAAATGAAGTCAATCGGTGTAAGTTTGAGTTGGGTAAAGCGTCTAATTGGTGGGCTAGCTAGTTTAGCTCTAATCTTGCTGCTGTCTGTACCACCTTGTTTAGCAGGAGCGTTAACAACCGAGCCGCCGCAGGTTGCATTTTCTGTGACTCACCGCCAAGGACTAAGCGACCCACAGGAGCTAGAAGCCTTTTTGGATAACTTCTTTGCCCAACAGATGGCAAATTTACACATCCCTGGAGTTACATTTACTCTAGTGAAAGATGGCAAGGTCTTTTTTACCAAAGGCTACGGCTATGCAGATTTGGAAAAGAAAGTGGCTGTCGATCCAGATAAAACTCTCTTTCGCCTTGCTTCTGTTTCTAAACTGTTTGCAACTACGGCTGTGATGCAGCTAGCCGAAAAAGGTCAACTCAACCTACACGACGACGTAAATAAATATCTCAAACGCTTTCAACTCCAAGAAAATTATCCCGCTCCAGTCACTTTTGACAATCTCCTAACTCATACTGGCGGGTTTGACGAAAGTTTCATCGGTTTGGCTGCCCGCAATCCAGCCGAGATCTTGCCGCTAGGAGATTATTTAGCACAACAGATGCCTCCTCGTGTCATGCCTCCAGGGAAAGCGATCGCCTATTCCAACCACGGAATAGCCCTAGCAGGGTATTTAGTCGAGGTCATTTCCGGTCTTCCCTTTGCCCAATATATTGATGAAAACGTCTTGCAACCATTAGGTATGCACGAGAGCAGCTTTCTCCAACCACTGCCACCCGATTTAGCGCCCGACTTAGCTGTAGGCTACGAGTATTTCCACGGTAGCTACCAGCCAATACCGTCCTACTACGTGAATGATGGACCAGCTGGCGCACTTAAGGCAACTGCCACCGATCTATCCCATTTTATGATTGCTCACCTGCAAAAAGGTCGCTACGGTGAGAGCAAAATTCTGGAGGAGAAGACGGCGATTGAGATGCACTCCTCCCACTTCACCCACCACTCCCGCTTGGCTGGTTGGGCATATGGCTTTTCCGAACGGCGGCAAAACAATCTACGCGCGATCGAACACGGAGGCACAGATCCAGGGTTTGCTAGTTTACTATTTTTACTACCCGAACAAAATCTGGGCTTTTTTGTTGCCTACAACAACCAGCAGGATGAACTGCGCGAACAACTCGTCAGCCAATTTCTCGATCGCTATTATCCGGTGCAGCAAGCGACGATTCCTCCCCAGGCGATCGCAGATTCTCCGCAACGGGCTAAATATTTCGTCGGTAGCTATCGGTTTATTCGCTACCCGCGACGCACGCTTGAAAAGCTAGCTCCAGTGTTGCTGAAAGCTCCAATCTCTGCACCAGAACTACAGGTAAAAGTTCAACGCGACAGCAGCTTGACTCTAGAATCTAGCAGTTACAAATCTAATTGCTCTCCTCGCCGTGCCTTGAACAAGGTGGGTTCGCTGTTGCAGGGAGTCTCAACGTCTGCATCAGTAGAACGAGCAGTCCCGAAATTAAATCAGTTGGTGGAGGTTGAGCCGCTGTTATTTCAAATGTCTGATGTAACAATACTTCGGACAGAATCAGGCGGCGATAGTGCCGTAAGAACGTAG
- a CDS encoding IS701 family transposase: MLDTSNVFLTGVALEALSQWSSRLKAFQQKLGKHFARSEARLAAYDYIQALLSPVERKNGWQMAEQVGYSNPYRFQHLLGRAQWNADAVCAEIRKYAVEHLKSETDILAIDETGFLKQGEQSVGVQVQYYGTTGHLENCQVGVFMSYISDKGHTLIDRRLYLPRTWSEDQSKRKKGAVPKSITFATKPQLAQQMLESAFKDGIRPAWFVADEVYGNDGSLWWWLEKTAKQPYILTVSKKQPVVIGWQRYQAQELLPQPDSQLWQRLSCGAGSKGERYYDWAKVPVNCDRSDGFQRWLLFRRSLEHPEDPRVSYYQVFAKSDTTLETMVQIAGQRWRIEECFKFAKDQLGLGEYEVRSWHGWHRHITLVLAAQIFLTVLRHSCEPAIHSSTPPLPLVTTGSLTAFKAARGLLSD; this comes from the coding sequence ATGCTTGATACATCCAACGTGTTTTTAACAGGTGTTGCATTAGAAGCGCTCTCCCAATGGAGCAGTAGATTGAAAGCGTTTCAGCAAAAACTGGGAAAGCACTTCGCTCGTTCTGAAGCACGTCTTGCAGCGTATGACTATATCCAGGCACTACTAAGCCCAGTTGAGCGGAAGAATGGATGGCAAATGGCAGAACAGGTAGGGTATAGCAATCCCTATCGCTTCCAACATTTACTAGGACGGGCGCAGTGGAACGCGGACGCAGTGTGTGCAGAAATTAGAAAGTATGCAGTGGAGCATTTGAAGAGTGAAACAGATATTTTGGCAATTGATGAAACAGGTTTTCTGAAGCAAGGAGAGCAGTCAGTAGGCGTACAGGTGCAGTATTATGGCACAACTGGACATTTGGAGAATTGCCAGGTAGGTGTGTTCATGTCCTACATTAGCGACAAAGGACATACGTTGATCGATCGCCGTTTGTATCTACCGCGCACATGGAGTGAAGATCAAAGCAAACGTAAGAAGGGAGCAGTTCCAAAATCAATCACATTTGCGACTAAACCTCAACTAGCACAACAGATGTTGGAATCAGCTTTTAAAGACGGAATACGTCCCGCCTGGTTTGTTGCTGATGAGGTTTATGGCAACGATGGTTCATTGTGGTGGTGGCTGGAAAAGACTGCTAAACAACCGTATATACTCACGGTCAGCAAGAAGCAGCCTGTAGTTATTGGCTGGCAACGTTATCAAGCCCAAGAACTGTTACCTCAGCCGGACAGCCAGCTGTGGCAACGTCTTAGCTGTGGAGCTGGCAGTAAGGGAGAAAGATACTATGACTGGGCGAAAGTGCCAGTTAATTGTGACAGATCAGATGGTTTTCAACGTTGGTTATTGTTCCGCCGCTCTCTAGAACACCCTGAAGATCCTCGCGTCAGCTACTATCAAGTATTTGCTAAGAGCGATACTACCCTAGAAACGATGGTTCAAATCGCCGGGCAAAGGTGGCGGATTGAGGAGTGCTTTAAATTTGCTAAAGACCAGCTAGGTTTAGGAGAGTACGAAGTTCGTTCCTGGCATGGTTGGCATCGACACATCACCCTCGTCCTGGCTGCTCAAATATTTCTCACCGTCTTACGACACTCTTGTGAGCCTGCTATTCACTCCTCTACCCCCCCTTTACCTCTAGTAACAACTGGCAGTCTAACTGCGTTCAAAGCGGCACGAGGTTTATTGTCCGACTAA
- a CDS encoding isoprenylcysteine carboxylmethyltransferase family protein, whose protein sequence is MTSDDRSNKVETGMVPEVANSGIVRPPFVYLGAIALGLLLHFARSVPLVPRAVSRPLGGIVVLVAVALFLWAVRTFGTAGTPVPGNRPTTTIVHTGPYRYSRNPIYLSFSLLQLGVAFWVNSLWLLVTLMPAVALMSFVVIPREEHYLETRFPSDYLPYKTSVRRWL, encoded by the coding sequence ATGACAAGCGACGATCGCAGCAATAAAGTGGAGACAGGCATGGTGCCGGAAGTCGCTAACTCTGGGATCGTGCGACCGCCTTTTGTCTACCTGGGCGCGATCGCCTTAGGTCTGTTGTTGCATTTCGCGCGGTCAGTTCCGCTCGTGCCTCGTGCCGTGAGCAGGCCACTCGGAGGCATTGTAGTGCTTGTCGCCGTCGCTCTGTTCCTCTGGGCTGTTCGCACGTTTGGGACCGCTGGCACGCCCGTTCCAGGCAATCGTCCCACCACCACGATCGTACACACGGGTCCCTATAGATACAGCCGCAATCCCATCTATCTGTCTTTCTCGCTGCTCCAGCTCGGTGTCGCATTCTGGGTTAACAGTCTTTGGCTACTCGTTACCCTCATGCCAGCGGTAGCGCTGATGTCGTTCGTGGTCATCCCGCGAGAGGAGCACTACCTGGAAACCCGCTTCCCGTCGGACTACTTACCCTATAAGACTTCTGTGCGTCGCTGGCTATAG
- a CDS encoding Uma2 family endonuclease, translated as MTVTTAKWALEDYHRMIEVGLLEGRHVELLNGEIVEMPPEGPEHAQQSTDTADYLRRLLGDQALVRDAKPVTLPNSRSEPEPDLALVQPLRALYHTRHPYPENIFWLVEYANTSLNKDLDAKRKTYAWAEIQEYWVVDLKHRQLKVFRTPCEGDYTSEETLTVGEISPVAFPDVIISVHLLFGGGNPVADPLV; from the coding sequence ATGACTGTGACTACTGCTAAGTGGGCGCTAGAAGACTATCATCGCATGATTGAAGTCGGTCTGTTAGAAGGTCGCCATGTTGAGCTATTAAACGGAGAGATCGTTGAAATGCCTCCAGAGGGTCCGGAACACGCCCAGCAAAGTACTGATACAGCTGATTACTTAAGGAGATTGCTAGGCGACCAAGCCCTAGTGCGCGATGCCAAACCAGTGACGTTGCCTAACAGCCGTTCGGAGCCAGAACCTGACTTGGCGCTCGTGCAACCACTCCGCGCCCTTTACCACACCCGTCATCCGTATCCTGAAAATATTTTTTGGCTAGTTGAGTATGCTAACACAAGCCTCAACAAAGATTTAGATGCCAAGCGAAAAACTTACGCTTGGGCAGAGATTCAAGAATACTGGGTTGTGGACTTGAAGCATCGACAGCTCAAGGTGTTTCGCACACCTTGCGAGGGTGACTACACGTCAGAAGAAACTCTCACAGTGGGAGAAATTAGTCCAGTAGCATTTCCTGACGTTATAATTTCAGTACATTTATTGTTCGGCGGCGGCAACCCTGTAGCAGACCCTCTCGTCTAA
- a CDS encoding helix-turn-helix domain-containing protein, with the protein MPAPLRIVLTESEDRTLSELRVAKTVAQRTRDRAQMLRLNAQGWVVPAIAEIFECQEQTVRETIRRWQQQGLGGLWDASGRGAKAKWQEADMAYLEQCLEQEARTYNSQQLAQKLEQERQVNLSADRIRRILKKRALVGSGLDTRNGADKILSTKHSSKPT; encoded by the coding sequence ATGCCTGCTCCTTTACGTATCGTTTTGACAGAGTCAGAAGACCGGACGTTGAGTGAACTTCGGGTTGCCAAAACCGTTGCTCAACGTACCCGAGATCGAGCACAAATGCTTCGACTCAATGCTCAAGGATGGGTAGTGCCAGCGATTGCCGAAATTTTTGAGTGCCAAGAGCAGACAGTGCGCGAAACCATCCGCCGTTGGCAGCAGCAAGGGTTAGGTGGATTATGGGATGCTAGTGGACGAGGAGCTAAAGCCAAATGGCAAGAAGCAGACATGGCCTACCTAGAACAATGCCTAGAGCAAGAAGCCAGAACCTATAATAGTCAACAGCTAGCCCAGAAGCTAGAGCAAGAACGACAGGTAAACCTAAGTGCTGACCGGATTCGCCGCATTCTAAAAAAAAGGGCTTTAGTTGGAAGCGGACTCGACACTCGCAACGGGGCAGACAAGATCCTGAGTACAAAGCACTCAAGCAAGCCGACTTAG
- a CDS encoding transposase gives MATVPTQLSQGRVVIVQADTEFGTVEFLKAVRKQSWRAVVGMRCNRKMQDGRHLKQLYRHANRGQQVYLAGDTQPLTVSWFWLKRAEGKRELRFVVSTHPYSGIYLVRLGRKRSCIEGFFKTSKHRFGLHRFGQTTKLGVYRWLIKSANCLSIGALD, from the coding sequence TTGGCAACGGTTCCAACCCAGTTGAGTCAGGGCAGGGTGGTCATTGTACAGGCAGATACGGAGTTTGGCACCGTAGAGTTTCTCAAAGCAGTGCGAAAGCAGTCGTGGCGAGCAGTCGTGGGGATGCGCTGCAATCGCAAAATGCAGGACGGTCGTCATCTAAAGCAACTGTATCGCCATGCCAACCGTGGACAACAGGTGTATTTAGCGGGAGACACACAGCCACTGACGGTGTCCTGGTTCTGGCTCAAACGAGCCGAAGGCAAGCGAGAACTGCGCTTTGTCGTTTCTACCCATCCTTACTCTGGCATTTATCTGGTGCGGCTAGGACGTAAGCGCTCTTGCATTGAGGGCTTTTTCAAAACGAGCAAACATCGTTTTGGGCTGCATCGCTTTGGGCAAACTACGAAACTTGGTGTCTATCGCTGGCTCATCAAGAGCGCTAATTGCCTATCTATTGGCGCATTGGATTGA